The genomic stretch CGGCCTCGCCATCTTCGGCTTTGCGCAGATCGTCGGGCTCGGCGTGATCGCCTTCATTTTCGATGTGACCAAGCCGAAGCTGCTGCAGCTGCGCTGGTTCGCGGCGACCTATCGGTTCATCATCCGGATGCGCCTCAAGGCGCATGACTACGTCGCCCCGATCATGGCGACGATCCGAACCAGGATCCGGGACACGCTCGGGGCGACCGGTGCCGGCTGGGGCGCGCGGACGCTGCGGCTCATGCAACGGTTTCGCAGGCGGGTGCAGCAGTCGCGATAATACCAACAGTCGTTGCCTCTCGTTCGTCATGCCCGGCCTTGTGCCGGGCATCCACGCCTTGAAAGCAGTGCCGGATCAAAGACGTGGATGGCCGGGACAAGCCCGGCCATGACCAAATTGATGTGTCAACGCAAAGTCCGTTGGCATAACTCCGCTTGCGCTACATCAGATGCACGGCGTGCGGCGCGAACAGGCCGATCGCCGTGAACGCCAGCCCGGTCACCGCCAGCAGCCCAGAGATCCAGGCCAGCGCGATCATCCCGGTGATGATGGTGGCGGAGGCCAGCACGATGCCGATCTGAAACGCCGCGGACGCCAGCTCATAATGATGATAGCGCGCCATCGCCAGGTCGCGCTCATGTTCGGCATGTTTGGCGCGTTCGGCCAATTGATCCTGCCCCTCGCCAGTCTCCGGCTCGGAGCGGTAGCGCGCCGCGGTCTGCTTCCACGCATCGATCTGTTTCTGCAGCGCGGCCTTGGCGGCATCGTCGCCCATCAAGCCGAGGCTGAGCCGGGCCTGATCCGAGGTCGCCTGGACCACGGTGCGGCGGATGCTCTTGGCCTGGAAGAATGCCCAGAGGTTCGCGGCTTCGACGTTCTTGCTGATCGATTCGGTCTGCGCGCCCTTGCCGAGCGTTTCCGACAGCGCCAGGAACAGCGCCAGCACGGCGATCAGCAGC from Rhodopseudomonas sp. BAL398 encodes the following:
- a CDS encoding DUF4337 domain-containing protein, whose protein sequence is MSAHESMEHAEHAQHASGSSKNIALLIAVLALFLALSETLGKGAQTESISKNVEAANLWAFFQAKSIRRTVVQATSDQARLSLGLMGDDAAKAALQKQIDAWKQTAARYRSEPETGEGQDQLAERAKHAEHERDLAMARYHHYELASAAFQIGIVLASATIITGMIALAWISGLLAVTGLAFTAIGLFAPHAVHLM